Proteins from a genomic interval of Daphnia pulex isolate KAP4 chromosome 4, ASM2113471v1:
- the LOC124193112 gene encoding zinc finger MIZ domain-containing protein 2-like, translating into MFGSSSEWSSSGGGAQQQQQQQQQQQQQQLSVVTGASSWGASGSTGGSASAPSSFGQSDNSSVANGYHHPHHQQQQQSHQSSSSSSAKNSSTAASFRTNMAASYQGGMGTPTPGVTPPDAVTSVGVVGLQQQQHNERNDLSYNQMGGMGQQGFNGVNQYGMMQQQTRVSNGQGNFGPVMSSGMMGPVMNNMGATGNNPGVGGGNMMMSNGAGPIGAAGFQQNGMTKMSSMQQDPYGSGQAGMNSPMYRGRHAPYPNAAQHSSQKRHQQQQQQQQQQQQQQQMNNYGQAMYGPAQGGYMGMRPGFAAGPQQQQQQPQSQQQYQPMQNMQSGGGGGGGYQNPNGPGVQMQRGGGGGMMNGGANLRPMNNMNGMNMNMGYNNGTTASGTQYGYGNGNMVNQQQQQQQQQQQYYPSQQSMMMQNTSQQQQMLQQQQQLQQQPAQLQFQQQQQQQQQLQQQQQQQPPVGAGFQHSPIPGNPTPPLTPAANLPPFASPNSDIKPTLALGQPKDDELRLTFPVRDGILLSPFRLEHNLAVSNHVFQLKPTVHQTIMWRNDLELQLKCFHHEDRAMNTNWPASVQVSVNATPLNIDRGENKAAHKPLYLKDVCQVGRNTIQITVSACCCSHLFVLQVVHRPSVRSVLQGLYRKRLLPADLCITKIKRNFNSVAAAAAANGTVSSTSPTGVSCDGDGVEQTAIKVSLKCPITFKRIALPARGHECKHIQCFDLESYLQMNCDRGSWKCPVCNKTALLEGLEIDQYLWGILNTLSSNSSSASDAEEVTIDSAANWRPVNQKLMSANVKTEDDGGQETSCHGSKRAKVMSPGSVTLPTMPNWDLGQSLSPFCPPDMNSIASGSMMNGMTGSSGNNSAGQIMTSNAMGSPFDNILNGGDWNTVGGSGSGLSGTNTMSATQSQDPLSNLMDSVNSLDPLNSMGKSLNEQMNSLVNSASLNNAGILLGPGSGNNLSSTGNNSNNNSTSAQGSSHRSSLHAPQTPSNMLNMGHQQQQQTQQQQQQQAIRNDTLAQLDLSSDLNFDPAAVIDGGGEGQEGLNLLPDSVVDPMDLLSYLDPPELATPPSSGGSSVGGSGNSLSGQLSAGSLCVNSTNDDLLALFD; encoded by the exons TAGTGAGTGGTCGTCGTCGGGAGGCGGggcccaacagcagcagcaacagcaacaacaacaacagcagcagcagctgtcgGTAGTAACGGGAGCGTCCAGTTGGGGCGCGAGCGGGTCGACCGGCGGATCAGCATCGGCGCCGTCCTCTTTCGGACAGTCGGACAATTCGTCCGTCGCGAACGGCTACCACCATCcgcaccaccagcagcagcagcagtcacaccagtcctcctcctcctcttctgcCAAGAATTCCTCGACAGCCGCATCGTTCCGGACCAATATGGCAGCCAG TTATCAAGGTGGAATGGGTACGCCGACGCCCGGAGTGACTCCGCCGGATGCAGTCACCTCAGTCGGAGTCGTCGGTctccaacagcaacagcacaaCGAGCGCAACGATCTCAGTTACAATCAG ATGGGCGGCATGGGCCAGCAAGGCTTTAATGGCGTCAACCAGTACGGCAtgatgcagcagcagacgagagTGTCGAACGGCCAGGGCAATTTCGGTCCGGTGATGAGCAGCGGGATGATGGGGCCCGTCATGAACAACATGGGGGCCACCGGTAACAACCCAGGAGTGGGTGGTGGCAACATGATGATGAGCAACGGAGCTGGACCTATTGGTGCCGCTGGTTTCCAGCAAAATGGAATGACCAAAATGTCATCCATGCAGCAG GACCCTTATGGCTCGGGGCAGGCCGGCATGAACAGTCCCATGTATCGGGGCCGACACGCTCCCTATCCTAACGCTGCCCAGCACAGTTCGCAAAAGcgacatcagcagcagcagcaacaacaacaacaacaacagcagcagcagcaaatgaatAATTACGGACAGGCCATGTACGGTCCCGCTCAG GGTGGTTACATGGGCATGAGACCGGGATTCGCTGCTGGAcctcagcaacagcaacaacaaccacagaGCCAACAACAGTACCAGCCCATGCAGAACATGCAAAGtggtggcggaggaggaggaggctacCAGAATCCCAACGGTCCCGGCGTTCAAATGCAacgaggaggaggtggtgggaTGATGAACGGCGGCGCCAATCTCCGACCCATGAACAACATGAACGGAATGAACATGAACATGGGGTACAACAACGGAACGACCGCCAGCGGGACCCAGTACGGCTACGGTAATGGCAACATGgtcaaccaacagcagcagcaacaacaacaacaacaacagtattACCCTTCCCAACAG TCCATGATGATGCAAAACAcatcacaacaacagcaaatgcttcagcagcagcaacaactccAGCAACAACCCGCACAACTgcagttccagcagcagcagcaacagcagcagcagctccagcagcagcagcagcaacaacctcCAGTGGGCGCGGGATTCCAGCACAGTCCCATTCCCGGCAACCCGACGCCGCCATTGACGCCGGCCGCCAACCTACCCCCTTTCGCCAGTCCCAACAGCGACATCAAACCGACGCTGGCCCTGGGACAACCTA aaGACGATGAACTTCGATTGACTTTCCCTGTTCGAGACGGCATCCTGTTATCACCGTTCCGACTCGAACACAACTTGGCTGTCAGCAACCACGTATTCCAGCTGAAACCCACCGTCCATCAGACCATTATGTGGAG aaatgacCTGGAGCTGCagttaaaatgttttcatcaCGAAGACAGAGCCATGAATACTAATTGGCCGGCCAGCGTCCAGGTGTCGGTCAACGCCACTCCACTCAACATCGACCGGGGAGAGAATAAAGCGGCCCACAAGCCCCTCTACCTCAAAGACGTTTGCCAAGTTGGGCGCAACACCATCCAGATCACCGTGTCGGCCTGCTGTTGC TCGCACTTGTTCGTCCTTCAAGTCGTCCACCGGCCGAGCGTCCGCTCCGTTCTGCAAGGTCTTTACCGCAAGCGATTGCTGCCCGCTGACCTTTGCATCACCAAAATCAAACGCAATTTCAACAGCGTGGCGGCAGCGGCCGCGGCCAACGGCACCGTCTCTTCCACCAGCCCGACGGGCGTCAGTTGCGACGGCGATGGAGTTGAGCAAACAGCTATCAAG GTCTCATTAAAATGTCCGATCACCTTCAAGCGGATAGCTTTACCTGCCCGCGGCCACGAGTGCAAGCACATTCAGTGTTTCGATCTCGAGTCCTACCTGCAGATGAATTGTGATCGAGGCTCTTGGAAATGCCCAGTTTGCAA TAAAACGGCGCTGCTCGAGGGACTGGAGATTGACCAGTACTTGTGGGGCATTCTCAACACGCTGAgctccaacagcagcagcgcctcTGACGCCGAAGAGGTCACCATCGACTCGGCGGCCAATTGGCGGCCCGTCAACCAGAAGCTGATGAGCGCCAACGTCAAAACGGAGGACGACGGCGGCCAGGAAACTTCGTGTCACGGCTCGAAGAGAGCCAAAGTGATGTCACCGGGCAGCGTGACCTTACCCACCATGCCCAACTGGGATCTGGGCCAGTCCTTGTCCCCCTTCTGCCCACCTGACATGAACA GTATAGCAAGTGGCTCGATGATGAACGGAATGACGGGCAGCAGCGGCAATAACAGCGCCGGCCAGATTATGACCAGCAACGCCATGGGATCTCCTTTCGACAACATCCTCAACGGCGGCGACTGGAACACGGTCGGCGGCAGTGGCAGTGGCCTGAGCGGCACCAACACGATGAGCGCCACGCAGAGCCAAGATCCTTTGAGCAATTTGATGGACTCGGTCAACTCCCTGGATCCGCTCAATTCCATGGGCAAATCTCTCAACGAACAGATGAACTCGCTGGTCAACAGCGCCTCGCTCAACAACGCGGGAATCCTCCTCGGCCCTGGATCGGGCAACAACTTGTCGTCCAcgggcaacaacagcaacaacaacagcaccagCGCCCAGGGGAGCAGTCACCGGAGTTCACTTCACGCACCGCAAACGCCATCCAATATGTTGAACATGggccaccagcaacaacagcagacccaacaacaacagcaacagcaggcgATACGGAACGACACCCTGGCTCAGCTAGATCTTTCATCCGATTTGAATTTCGATCCAGCGGCCGTCATCGATGGCGGTGGCGAGGGCCAGGAAGGTCTCAAT TTGTTGCCGGACAGTGTGGTGGACCCGATGGATTTACTTTCCTACCTGGACCCACCCGAACTGGCGACACCTCCATCCAGCGGCGGAAGCAGCGTCGGCGGTAGCGGCAACAGTCTCAGCGGCCAACTCAGCGCCGGAAGTCTGTGCGTCAACAGCACCAACGACGACCTACTGGCCCTGTTCGACTAA